Proteins encoded in a region of the Cupriavidus pauculus genome:
- a CDS encoding XdhC family protein codes for MDSVDLEALKSSVRWQAEGHRVLLVTVVRTWGSSPRPEGAMLAVRDDGLVVGSVSGGCIEDDIIDRVRREGIRSDRPESVKYGISAEEAHRFGLPCGGTIELVTEPLSAASGIEELLAAVESGRLVSRHLDMATGRATLGHAEVTDGLAFDGDRLLTIHGPRYRMLVIGAGQLSKYLCQIAVGLGFQVTVCDPREEYTETWDIPGVSMVRTMPDDTVLAMRLDERCAVIALTHDPKLDDLALMEALHTPAFYVGALGSRRNNQARRERLKEFDVTEAELARLHGPVGIYIGSRTPPEIAISILAEVIAAKNHVSLPDILQVEGAKAAREIAAGEAACPILPEDRTAAAAASVASAAS; via the coding sequence ATGGACAGCGTGGATCTCGAAGCCCTGAAGAGCAGCGTGCGATGGCAGGCGGAAGGCCATCGCGTGCTGCTCGTGACGGTGGTGCGGACGTGGGGCTCGTCGCCGCGGCCCGAAGGCGCGATGCTCGCGGTGCGCGACGATGGCCTCGTGGTGGGCTCGGTCTCGGGCGGCTGCATCGAGGACGACATCATCGATCGCGTGCGGCGCGAAGGTATTCGCAGCGACAGGCCCGAGTCCGTCAAGTACGGCATCAGCGCCGAGGAAGCGCATCGCTTCGGGCTGCCGTGCGGCGGCACGATCGAGCTCGTGACCGAACCGCTGTCGGCCGCGAGCGGCATCGAGGAGTTGCTGGCGGCGGTGGAATCCGGGCGGCTCGTCTCGCGCCATCTGGATATGGCAACGGGCCGCGCGACGCTCGGGCATGCCGAGGTGACCGACGGCCTGGCCTTCGACGGCGACAGGCTGCTGACGATTCATGGGCCGCGTTACCGCATGCTCGTGATCGGTGCCGGACAGCTCTCGAAGTATCTGTGCCAGATCGCGGTGGGGCTGGGCTTTCAGGTCACGGTGTGCGATCCGCGCGAGGAATACACGGAGACGTGGGACATTCCCGGCGTGTCGATGGTCCGCACGATGCCCGACGACACGGTGCTGGCCATGCGCCTCGACGAACGCTGCGCGGTCATCGCGCTGACGCACGACCCGAAGCTCGACGACCTCGCGCTGATGGAAGCGCTGCACACCCCCGCGTTCTATGTGGGCGCGCTGGGCTCGCGCCGCAACAATCAGGCGCGGCGCGAGCGGCTCAAGGAGTTCGACGTCACCGAGGCCGAGCTGGCGCGGCTGCATGGGCCCGTTGGCATCTATATCGGCAGCCGCACGCCGCCCGAGATCGCGATCTCCATCCTGGCCGAGGTGATCGCCGCGAAGAATCACGTGTCGCTGCCGGACATTCTGCAAGTGGAAGGCGCCAAGGCCGCGCGCGAGATCGCCGCGGGCGAGGCAGCCTGTCCGATCCTGCCGGAAGATCGGACGGCGGCTGCCGCGGCGTCCGTGGCTTCCGCGGCATCGTGA
- a CDS encoding NTP transferase domain-containing protein, which produces MIPAPLTTTDLPTGVLLAAGFGRRFDPAGLRNKLLQTLPDGRTVAWRSARTLAVALPATIAVVRPGHDELAAQLRHAGCRVVESAAAEAGMGAALRDAVAASPDARGWVVALADMPWVSIELVRAVALTITTPTTIAAPWRDGQRGHPVGFGAAWREELLKLDGDEGARALLKSQPVTRILTEDDGAFRDIDVPGDLRTPPT; this is translated from the coding sequence ATGATCCCGGCGCCGCTGACCACCACCGACCTGCCGACCGGCGTGCTGCTGGCGGCGGGCTTCGGACGCCGTTTCGACCCCGCCGGCCTGCGCAACAAGCTGCTGCAAACGCTGCCCGACGGGCGCACCGTCGCGTGGCGCAGCGCGCGCACACTCGCGGTGGCGCTGCCTGCGACGATTGCGGTCGTGCGGCCCGGGCACGACGAGCTTGCGGCACAGCTGCGGCATGCGGGTTGCCGCGTGGTCGAAAGCGCGGCGGCCGAGGCCGGAATGGGTGCGGCGTTACGCGACGCGGTGGCCGCGAGTCCCGATGCGCGCGGATGGGTGGTGGCGCTCGCCGATATGCCGTGGGTGTCGATCGAACTCGTGCGCGCGGTGGCGCTGACGATCACGACGCCCACGACGATCGCCGCGCCGTGGCGCGACGGTCAGCGTGGGCACCCCGTTGGATTCGGCGCGGCGTGGCGTGAGGAATTGCTGAAGCTCGACGGCGACGAAGGCGCGCGGGCGCTGCTGAAGTCGCAGCCCGTCACGCGCATTCTCACCGAGGACGATGGGGCGTTTCGGGATATCGATGTCCCGGGCGACCTGCGCACGCCACCCACCTAA
- the otsA gene encoding alpha,alpha-trehalose-phosphate synthase (UDP-forming): MGRLVAVSNRVADPRNHAAGGLAVALSEALSKTGGLWFGWSGKAVEANQGGTPGEGELHLQQAGNVTLATVDLSREDYDAYYLGYSNGVLWPVFHYRLDLADFDPAGNLNSYRRVNQLFARKLAPLLKPDDVIWIHDYHLIPLAAELRAIGCGQRIGFFLHIPLPPPLILAAIPQHEWLMRAMFAYDLIGFQSQADVDHFARYAQDEAGAEPMGEYRFRAFHRTVRAQAFPIGIDVDEFIELGKGDDSRETYEMMRGQYARRRLLLGIDRLDYSKGLPQRLKAFQTLLAEYPENRSSATLIQIAAPSRESVDAYADLRRDMEGITGAINSEYGELDWMPVRYIHRSTARKRLPGLCRASSVALVTPLRDGMNLVAKEFIAAQDPDDPGVLVLSRFAGAAEQLKEALLVNPYDTRATAQAIQQALHMPLTERRTRHQRLLERIREQDVHWWSSEFLRALAETENV, from the coding sequence ATGGGAAGACTTGTAGCGGTATCCAACCGGGTCGCCGATCCGCGTAACCACGCGGCGGGCGGTCTTGCCGTCGCGCTCTCCGAAGCGCTCTCGAAGACAGGCGGACTGTGGTTCGGCTGGAGCGGCAAGGCCGTCGAGGCGAACCAGGGCGGCACGCCGGGCGAGGGCGAACTCCATTTGCAACAGGCCGGCAACGTGACGCTGGCCACGGTGGACCTGAGCCGCGAGGACTATGACGCGTACTACCTCGGGTACAGCAATGGCGTGCTCTGGCCCGTGTTCCACTACCGGCTCGATCTCGCGGACTTCGACCCGGCGGGCAATCTCAACAGCTACCGCCGCGTGAACCAGCTGTTCGCGCGCAAGCTCGCGCCGCTGCTGAAGCCGGACGATGTCATCTGGATTCACGACTATCACCTGATTCCGCTCGCGGCGGAGCTGCGCGCGATCGGCTGTGGCCAGCGGATCGGATTCTTCCTGCATATCCCGCTGCCGCCGCCGCTGATCCTCGCCGCGATTCCGCAGCACGAGTGGCTGATGCGCGCGATGTTCGCCTACGACCTGATCGGCTTCCAGAGCCAGGCCGACGTCGACCACTTTGCCCGCTACGCGCAGGACGAGGCCGGCGCCGAGCCGATGGGCGAGTACCGGTTCCGCGCGTTCCATCGGACCGTGCGCGCGCAGGCGTTCCCGATCGGCATCGATGTCGACGAGTTCATCGAGCTTGGCAAGGGCGACGATTCGCGCGAGACGTACGAGATGATGCGCGGCCAGTATGCGCGGCGCCGGCTGTTGCTCGGCATCGACCGGCTCGACTACTCCAAGGGCCTGCCGCAGCGCCTCAAGGCATTCCAGACGCTGCTGGCCGAGTATCCGGAGAACCGGTCCAGCGCGACGCTGATCCAGATCGCGGCACCGTCGCGCGAGTCGGTCGATGCGTATGCGGACCTCCGGCGCGATATGGAAGGCATTACGGGCGCGATCAACAGCGAGTACGGCGAACTCGACTGGATGCCGGTGCGGTATATCCATCGGTCCACCGCGCGCAAGCGATTGCCGGGGCTTTGCCGCGCGAGCAGCGTGGCGCTCGTGACGCCGCTGCGCGACGGCATGAACCTTGTGGCGAAGGAGTTTATCGCCGCGCAGGACCCCGACGATCCCGGCGTGCTGGTGCTGTCGCGGTTCGCGGGGGCGGCCGAGCAACTGAAGGAAGCGCTGCTGGTGAACCCGTACGACACGCGCGCCACGGCGCAGGCGATTCAGCAGGCCTTGCACATGCCGCTGACGGAACGCCGCACGCGGCACCAGCGGCTGCTCGAACGCATCCGGGAGCAGGATGTGCACTGGTGGAGCAGCGAGTTTCTGCGCGCGCTGGCGGAGACGGAAAACGTTTGA
- a CDS encoding glycoside hydrolase family 15 protein, producing the protein MIGNCAFSALIDGRGRVVWMCLPRFDGDPVFNALLDPSENGGHFSIEIEDFQEATQWYEPNTAILRTRLMDKHGNCLEITDFAPRFFRLGRYFRPITLVRRIRPVRGAPRVRVNVAPRFQWGRIKPEITRGSSHVRYIGDGTTLRMTTDAPLAYVMSNTPFLVTRGYNFILGPDETLAGGVEETARDFEQETTSYWRLWTRRLAVPREWQDAVIRAAITLKLSLYEETGAIVAAMTTSIPEAPGSGRNWDYRYCWLRDAFFVVRALNSLSEVGTMEDYLRWLSNVVMQSQDGHIQPLYGIGLERELPESILDHLCGYRGMGPVRVGNQAQEHFQHDVYGNVVLGAAQAFHDHRLLHRGGLAEFQRLEDVGEQAVRVFGTPDAGMWELRTRARVHTSSALMSWAACDRLAKIALKLEQPARAAYWGDHADRMKTQILAESWSESRQAFAESFGGKELDASVLLMAEVNFIDPKDPRFVSTVKALETSLCDGPYMRRYEAPDDFGKPETAFNICTFWRIDALARIGRREEAREIFEAMLAARNPLGLLSEDTHPVTGEMWGNFPQTYSMVGLINGAMRLSAPWDSVI; encoded by the coding sequence ATGATCGGCAATTGCGCGTTCTCGGCCCTTATCGACGGGCGCGGCCGCGTCGTGTGGATGTGCCTGCCTCGCTTCGACGGCGATCCCGTTTTCAACGCGCTGCTGGACCCAAGCGAGAACGGCGGGCATTTCTCGATCGAGATCGAGGACTTCCAGGAAGCGACGCAATGGTATGAACCGAACACGGCCATCCTGCGCACGCGGCTGATGGACAAGCACGGCAACTGCCTCGAGATTACCGATTTCGCGCCACGCTTCTTCCGGCTCGGGCGCTATTTCCGTCCCATCACGCTCGTGCGCCGCATCCGGCCGGTCCGCGGCGCGCCGCGCGTGCGCGTGAACGTGGCCCCGCGCTTCCAGTGGGGCCGCATCAAGCCCGAGATCACGCGCGGCAGCAGCCACGTGCGCTATATCGGCGACGGCACCACGCTGCGCATGACCACCGACGCGCCGCTTGCGTACGTGATGTCGAACACGCCGTTCCTCGTCACGCGCGGGTACAACTTCATCCTCGGCCCCGACGAGACGCTCGCGGGCGGCGTGGAAGAGACGGCGCGCGACTTCGAGCAGGAGACCACCTCTTACTGGCGCCTGTGGACGCGCCGGCTGGCGGTGCCGCGCGAATGGCAGGACGCGGTGATCCGCGCGGCCATCACGCTCAAGCTGTCGCTTTACGAGGAGACCGGCGCGATCGTCGCGGCCATGACGACGAGCATTCCCGAGGCGCCCGGCAGCGGCCGCAACTGGGACTACCGCTACTGCTGGCTGCGCGATGCGTTCTTCGTGGTGCGCGCGCTCAACAGCCTGTCCGAAGTGGGCACGATGGAGGACTACCTGCGGTGGCTCTCCAACGTGGTCATGCAATCGCAGGACGGCCATATCCAGCCGCTGTACGGGATCGGGCTCGAACGCGAATTGCCCGAAAGCATTCTCGACCATCTGTGCGGCTATCGGGGCATGGGCCCGGTGCGCGTGGGCAACCAGGCGCAGGAGCACTTCCAGCACGATGTGTACGGCAACGTGGTGCTCGGCGCCGCGCAGGCCTTCCACGATCACCGGTTGCTCCATCGCGGCGGCCTTGCCGAATTCCAGCGGCTGGAGGACGTCGGCGAGCAGGCCGTGCGCGTGTTCGGCACGCCCGACGCGGGCATGTGGGAGTTGCGCACGCGCGCGCGTGTCCATACGTCTTCCGCGCTGATGAGCTGGGCCGCGTGCGACCGCCTTGCGAAGATCGCGCTCAAGCTCGAGCAGCCGGCGCGCGCCGCGTACTGGGGCGACCATGCCGATCGCATGAAGACGCAGATCCTCGCCGAGTCATGGTCCGAGTCGCGCCAGGCGTTCGCCGAAAGCTTCGGCGGCAAGGAGCTCGACGCGAGCGTGCTGCTGATGGCCGAGGTCAATTTCATCGACCCGAAGGATCCGCGTTTCGTCTCGACGGTCAAGGCGCTGGAGACGTCGCTGTGCGACGGCCCCTATATGCGCCGCTACGAAGCGCCCGACGATTTCGGCAAGCCCGAGACCGCGTTCAATATCTGCACGTTCTGGCGCATCGATGCGCTGGCGCGCATCGGCCGCCGCGAGGAAGCGCGCGAGATCTTCGAAGCGATGCTTGCCGCGCGCAATCCGCTCGGGCTGCTCTCCGAAGACACGCATCCGGTCACGGGCGAGATGTGGGGCAATTTCCCGCAGACGTATTCGATGGTGGGGTTGATCAACGGCGCCATGCGGTTGTCCGCGCCATGGGACAGTGTGATCTGA
- the otsB gene encoding trehalose-phosphatase, with translation MSPLPLIAPDTALFLDFDGTLADLAPRPELVRVEPELVDTLTTLHRWLDGALAIISGRPVAELDHFLQPLRLPAAGVHGAEFRNIGEHLITPPSPDISLLMPQLEALVRRHPGLRLEDKTIAVAIHYRQAPELEPLVRAAVSDVLRDATGLEALPGKMVVEIKPAGVDKGGAIASFMRMPPFAGRRPVFAGDDVTDEAGFSVVGELGGTGVLVGQRASAASVSLPAPSALRDWLHRSAQAARETVTRSTTSHRL, from the coding sequence ATGTCTCCGCTACCTCTGATCGCACCCGATACCGCGCTGTTTCTGGACTTCGACGGCACGCTTGCCGACCTCGCCCCACGCCCCGAACTGGTGCGCGTGGAGCCCGAACTGGTCGACACGCTGACGACGCTGCATCGATGGCTGGATGGCGCGCTTGCCATTATCTCGGGCCGGCCCGTCGCCGAGCTCGACCATTTCCTGCAGCCATTGCGACTGCCCGCCGCGGGCGTGCACGGTGCCGAGTTCCGCAATATCGGCGAGCACCTGATTACACCGCCTTCGCCCGATATCAGCCTGCTGATGCCGCAGCTCGAGGCCCTCGTGCGCAGGCACCCCGGGCTCCGGCTCGAGGACAAGACCATCGCCGTGGCCATCCACTACCGGCAGGCGCCGGAGCTGGAGCCGCTGGTGCGCGCCGCCGTGTCCGACGTGCTGCGCGACGCCACGGGCCTGGAGGCGCTGCCGGGCAAGATGGTCGTCGAGATCAAGCCCGCCGGCGTGGACAAGGGCGGCGCGATCGCGTCGTTCATGCGCATGCCGCCGTTCGCGGGACGCCGCCCGGTCTTCGCCGGCGACGACGTCACCGACGAGGCGGGATTCTCCGTCGTCGGCGAACTCGGCGGCACCGGTGTGCTCGTGGGCCAGCGCGCGAGCGCGGCCAGCGTGAGTCTGCCGGCCCCCTCCGCATTGCGCGACTGGCTGCATCGCTCGGCGCAGGCCGCGCGCGAAACCGTCACCCGTTCCACCACTTCACACCGACTCTAA
- the ilvA gene encoding threonine ammonia-lyase, biosynthetic — protein MTRPSAKPAKPDYLKKILTAKVYDVAQETELTYAHDLSARTGNAVWFKREDTQPVFSFKIRGAYNKMASLAPEELRRGVIAASAGNHAQGVAMSAARLQCKAIIAMPTTTPQVKIDAVRERGGEWVQIVLHGESYSDAYNHAAELEKKHKLTFIHPFDDPDVIAGQGTIAMEILRQHPGPIHAIFVAIGGGGLISGVAAYVKAVRPEIKIIGVQTLDSDAMKRSVDAGKRVELKEVGLFSDGTAVKLVGKETFRITRELVDEIILVDTDAICAGLKDVFQDTRSILEPAGALAVAGLKAYAAREKLKGQHLVAVACGANMNFDRLRFVAERAEVGEAREAVFAVTIPEERGSFRRFCEIVGTRSVTEFNYRIADRKAAHIFVGVQIASRAESDKMAANFRRHGFDTLDLSNDELAKQHIRYMVGGHSPEADNELLYRFEFPERPGALMKFLSSMSPNWNISLFHYRNQGGDTSNILVGIQVPKNDKRAFRDFLSTLGYVHWDETENPVYKLFLSRPRAD, from the coding sequence ATGACCCGCCCGTCCGCCAAGCCCGCCAAACCTGATTACCTCAAGAAGATCCTGACCGCCAAGGTGTACGACGTGGCCCAGGAAACCGAACTGACCTACGCGCACGACCTCTCCGCCCGCACCGGCAACGCGGTCTGGTTCAAGCGCGAGGACACCCAGCCGGTCTTCTCGTTCAAGATTCGGGGCGCCTACAACAAGATGGCGTCCCTTGCCCCCGAGGAACTCAGGCGCGGCGTGATTGCGGCCTCGGCCGGCAACCATGCGCAGGGCGTGGCCATGTCCGCGGCCCGCCTGCAGTGCAAGGCCATCATCGCGATGCCGACCACCACGCCGCAGGTCAAGATCGACGCGGTGCGCGAGCGCGGCGGCGAGTGGGTGCAGATCGTGCTGCACGGCGAGTCGTACAGCGACGCCTACAACCACGCGGCCGAACTCGAGAAGAAGCACAAGCTCACGTTTATCCATCCGTTCGACGATCCGGACGTCATCGCGGGCCAGGGCACCATCGCGATGGAGATCCTGCGCCAGCACCCGGGCCCGATCCACGCGATCTTCGTGGCCATCGGCGGCGGCGGCCTGATCTCGGGCGTGGCGGCCTACGTCAAGGCCGTGCGGCCGGAGATCAAGATCATCGGCGTGCAGACGCTGGATTCGGATGCGATGAAGCGTTCCGTCGATGCGGGCAAGCGCGTGGAACTGAAGGAAGTGGGCCTGTTCTCGGACGGCACCGCGGTGAAGCTCGTGGGCAAGGAGACCTTCCGCATCACGCGCGAACTCGTGGACGAGATCATCCTCGTCGATACGGACGCGATCTGCGCGGGCCTCAAGGACGTATTCCAGGACACGCGCTCGATCCTCGAGCCGGCCGGCGCGCTGGCCGTGGCGGGCCTCAAGGCCTATGCCGCGCGCGAGAAGCTCAAGGGCCAGCACCTGGTGGCCGTGGCCTGCGGCGCCAACATGAACTTCGACCGCCTGCGCTTCGTGGCCGAACGCGCCGAGGTGGGCGAGGCGCGCGAGGCGGTGTTCGCGGTGACGATTCCCGAAGAGCGTGGCAGCTTTCGCCGCTTCTGCGAGATCGTGGGCACGCGCAGCGTGACCGAGTTCAACTACCGTATCGCCGATCGCAAGGCCGCGCATATCTTCGTGGGGGTGCAGATCGCCAGCCGCGCGGAGAGCGACAAGATGGCGGCCAACTTCCGCCGCCACGGGTTCGATACGCTGGACCTGTCGAACGACGAACTGGCCAAGCAGCATATCCGCTATATGGTCGGCGGCCACTCGCCGGAAGCGGACAACGAACTGCTGTACCGCTTCGAATTCCCCGAGCGTCCGGGCGCGCTGATGAAGTTCCTCTCGAGCATGAGCCCGAACTGGAATATCAGCCTGTTCCACTACCGGAACCAGGGCGGCGACACGTCGAACATCCTCGTGGGCATCCAGGTGCCGAAGAACGACAAGCGCGCTTTCCGCGACTTTCTTTCCACGCTCGGTTACGTACACTGGGATGAGACCGAGAACCCCGTCTACAAGCTGTTCCTCTCGCGGCCCCGCGCCGACTGA
- the queF gene encoding NADPH-dependent 7-cyano-7-deazaguanine reductase QueF (Catalyzes the NADPH-dependent reduction of 7-cyano-7-deazaguanine (preQ0) to 7-aminomethyl-7-deazaguanine (preQ1) in queuosine biosynthesis), with translation MSDTPNHRSPEQTPEHSPLGKPSAYKTEYDPTLLFPISRQPKRTEIGLAEGRSLPFFGVDIWNAYELSWLNLKGKPQVALASFIIPSDTPNIVESKSFKLYLNSFNQSKIASPEAVQQLLHHDLSEATGGTVQVRLVTESDLGKQKMGELEGLLLDRLDIETDVYEPDPTLLSAAQDESPVEESLVSHLLKSNCLVTGQPDWGSVQIRYVGAPIDQEGLLKYLISFRNHNEFHEQCVERIFTDIQRQCKPVKLAVYARYTRRGGLDINPFRTNFNTPWPDNRRNSRQ, from the coding sequence ATGAGCGACACGCCCAACCATCGATCGCCGGAACAAACCCCGGAACATTCGCCGCTCGGCAAGCCCTCGGCCTACAAGACCGAGTACGACCCGACGCTGCTGTTCCCGATTTCGCGGCAGCCCAAGCGCACCGAGATCGGCCTCGCCGAGGGGCGGTCGCTCCCATTCTTCGGCGTCGATATCTGGAATGCATACGAACTGTCGTGGCTCAACCTCAAGGGCAAGCCCCAGGTCGCGCTGGCCAGCTTCATCATTCCGTCGGACACGCCGAACATCGTCGAGTCGAAGTCGTTCAAGCTCTATCTGAATTCGTTCAACCAGAGCAAGATCGCGTCGCCGGAAGCCGTCCAGCAACTGCTTCACCACGATCTGTCGGAAGCGACGGGCGGCACGGTGCAGGTGCGGCTGGTGACCGAGTCCGACCTCGGCAAGCAGAAGATGGGCGAGCTCGAGGGCCTGCTGCTGGACCGCCTCGATATCGAGACCGATGTCTATGAACCCGATCCGACGCTGCTGTCGGCGGCGCAGGACGAATCGCCGGTCGAGGAATCGCTGGTCTCGCATCTGCTGAAGTCCAACTGCCTCGTGACCGGGCAGCCCGACTGGGGCAGCGTGCAGATTCGCTACGTGGGCGCGCCGATCGATCAGGAAGGGCTGCTCAAGTACCTGATCTCGTTCCGCAACCACAACGAGTTCCACGAGCAGTGTGTCGAGCGGATCTTCACGGACATCCAGCGCCAGTGCAAGCCGGTGAAGCTGGCCGTGTATGCGCGCTACACGCGCCGCGGCGGGCTCGACATCAACCCGTTCCGCACGAACTTCAACACGCCGTGGCCCGATAACCGCCGCAATTCACGGCAGTAA
- a CDS encoding carbohydrate porin, with translation MFLNRIAAAAALVLAAHGVCAQEAPAVPPDAATVAATVAATESPFAFHGQATYIWQRKPAFNAAYSGENSLTDARAKSYSFTSTLDLGLRLWQGAEFHFNPEVAQGVPFSNLHGLGGLSNGELAKTASTSPKFYRARAFVRQTWGFGGGEETLEEDFNQFARTVDKQRLVLTAGNFGVIDVFDQNPYGSDPRTQFMNWSFLAHGSFDYPADSRGYDWGFALEYVGDGWSARYGRFLLPLESNGRELDTRMFDHYGDVLELEKRYSIAGRPGQARLLLWRNKARMGSFTDALAYGQANNVTPDVGDVRREHAKVGVGVAFLQEVNDSLGVFLRANWSDDKTETYAFTEIGRQVAFGGTLKGNAWGRGKDEVGVAFAANMLGPHHRAYLAAGGLGAFLGDGALRYGSEQVLEVYYSFAVWKTLTLSPDFQYIRNPGYNRDRGPAKFYGIRAHAEF, from the coding sequence ATGTTTCTGAATCGCATCGCCGCCGCTGCCGCGCTGGTGCTGGCGGCCCACGGCGTCTGCGCGCAGGAGGCGCCAGCCGTCCCGCCCGATGCCGCTACCGTTGCAGCCACCGTTGCCGCTACCGAGAGCCCGTTCGCGTTCCACGGGCAGGCCACCTATATCTGGCAGCGCAAGCCAGCGTTCAATGCCGCCTACTCGGGCGAGAACAGCCTGACCGACGCGCGCGCCAAGAGCTATTCGTTCACGAGCACGCTCGACCTCGGCCTGCGGCTGTGGCAGGGCGCGGAGTTCCACTTCAACCCGGAAGTGGCGCAGGGCGTGCCGTTCTCGAATCTGCACGGCCTCGGCGGCCTGTCGAACGGCGAGCTGGCCAAGACGGCCAGCACGAGCCCGAAGTTCTATCGCGCGCGCGCGTTCGTGCGCCAGACCTGGGGCTTCGGCGGGGGCGAGGAAACGCTCGAGGAAGACTTCAACCAGTTTGCGCGGACCGTGGACAAGCAGCGCCTCGTGCTGACGGCCGGCAATTTCGGCGTGATCGACGTGTTCGACCAGAACCCGTACGGCTCGGACCCGCGCACGCAGTTCATGAACTGGTCGTTTCTCGCGCACGGCTCGTTCGACTATCCGGCCGACTCGCGCGGCTACGACTGGGGCTTTGCGCTCGAGTACGTCGGCGACGGCTGGTCCGCGCGCTATGGCCGCTTTCTGCTGCCGCTCGAGTCCAATGGCCGCGAACTCGATACGCGGATGTTCGACCATTACGGCGACGTGCTCGAACTCGAGAAGCGCTACAGCATCGCCGGGCGCCCCGGGCAGGCGCGCCTGCTGCTATGGCGCAACAAGGCGCGCATGGGATCGTTCACGGACGCGCTGGCCTATGGGCAGGCCAACAACGTGACGCCCGACGTCGGCGACGTGCGGCGCGAGCATGCGAAGGTGGGCGTGGGCGTCGCCTTCCTCCAGGAGGTCAACGACTCGCTGGGCGTGTTCCTGCGCGCGAACTGGTCGGACGACAAGACGGAAACCTACGCGTTCACCGAGATCGGCCGGCAGGTCGCGTTCGGCGGCACGCTCAAGGGCAATGCGTGGGGACGGGGGAAGGACGAGGTGGGTGTGGCATTCGCGGCCAACATGCTGGGGCCGCATCATCGCGCGTACCTGGCCGCGGGCGGGCTCGGCGCGTTCCTTGGCGATGGCGCGCTGCGCTACGGATCGGAGCAGGTGCTCGAGGTCTACTACAGCTTTGCGGTGTGGAAAACGCTGACGCTGTCGCCGGACTTCCAGTACATCCGCAACCCCGGCTACAACCGGGATCGCGGTCCGGCAAAGTTTTACGGCATCCGCGCGCACGCGGAGTTCTGA
- a CDS encoding TetR/AcrR family transcriptional regulator — protein sequence MPTRSRPARPGTRGPGRPTAAAAGDGDAGGSPRERLLDAATLLFSRHGVAGTPIKAIAAEAGVTPALVHYYFRDRDQLLDAVVDERLQPLVEQVFPNMPPVAEPGAPAPDIVAMMTGLAAQLIRVASATPWLPGLWIREIVGAEGQLRERVVQRIALRRGALVTGLLAAARERGDLNPGLEPPLVMVSLIGLTLLPLATTHIWRGLPGADAIDTETLVRHVGALLARGLAPG from the coding sequence ATGCCAACCAGATCCAGACCTGCCCGCCCCGGCACGCGCGGTCCCGGCCGCCCGACCGCCGCCGCCGCCGGTGACGGCGACGCGGGTGGCAGTCCGCGCGAACGGCTGCTCGATGCGGCCACCCTGCTGTTCTCGCGGCATGGCGTGGCTGGCACCCCGATCAAGGCCATCGCGGCCGAGGCCGGCGTGACGCCCGCGCTCGTCCACTATTACTTCCGCGACCGCGACCAGCTGCTCGATGCGGTCGTCGATGAACGGCTGCAGCCGCTCGTCGAGCAGGTGTTTCCGAACATGCCGCCCGTGGCCGAACCCGGAGCGCCCGCGCCGGACATCGTCGCGATGATGACCGGGCTCGCCGCGCAGCTGATTCGCGTGGCATCGGCCACGCCGTGGCTGCCGGGGCTGTGGATCCGCGAGATCGTCGGCGCCGAGGGCCAGTTGCGCGAGCGCGTGGTGCAGCGGATCGCGCTGCGGCGCGGCGCGCTCGTCACCGGCCTGCTGGCGGCCGCGCGCGAGCGGGGCGACCTCAATCCGGGACTCGAGCCACCGCTGGTGATGGTCTCGCTGATCGGGCTCACGCTGCTGCCGCTCGCGACCACGCATATCTGGCGCGGCCTGCCGGGGGCGGATGCGATCGATACCGAGACGCTCGTGCGCCATGTCGGCGCGTTGCTCGCACGCGGCCTGGCGCCCGGGTGA